A window of Rubricoccus marinus contains these coding sequences:
- a CDS encoding DUF2059 domain-containing protein: MKHLVLFLALFAPLAPFAQTSEATEEAVRELLALTGAEETHERVLVMLTDAIAENNAAIREHRAVVDEFYARYYPWAEVEAAQIAIYSDVYTEAEIRELIAWYRTPIGQKSLRLMPELQRRLMEAGQDIIRPHIPELETMLLEAISPPPLALPAPKKG, encoded by the coding sequence ATGAAACACCTGGTCCTCTTCCTCGCGCTCTTCGCGCCTCTGGCGCCCTTTGCTCAGACCTCCGAAGCCACTGAGGAAGCCGTCCGCGAGTTGCTCGCTCTTACCGGAGCGGAAGAGACGCATGAGCGCGTTCTGGTGATGTTGACCGACGCCATTGCAGAAAACAACGCCGCCATTCGAGAGCACCGTGCCGTCGTGGACGAGTTCTACGCCCGGTATTACCCCTGGGCGGAGGTGGAGGCCGCGCAGATCGCGATCTACTCGGACGTGTACACCGAGGCCGAGATACGGGAGCTCATCGCGTGGTACCGCACGCCAATCGGGCAGAAGTCGCTCCGTCTGATGCCTGAGCTGCAGCGCCGGCTGATGGAGGCCGGCCAAGACATCATTCGCCCGCATATCCCGGAGTTGGAGACCATGCTGCTAGAGGCCATCTCGCCACCGCCGCTCGCGTTGCCCGCTCCTAAAAAGGGATGA